A stretch of DNA from Fusobacterium mortiferum ATCC 9817:
GAGTAAAGTATTTTTCAATACTACTCAACTTTTTAGATTATTTTTTTATTAAAGATAAGTGTATTTTATCCATATATTCTTGTGTTAAGATATATTTTCTTTTATAAACTATATAACCTAAAATTATAAAGAAAATCGGGAAAATAGAAACTAATAAACGTAAAGTAATTATTGTATCTGGTCCTTGAATTTGATTAGGAATATAACCAGTTAAATCTAAGATAAATCCTACTAATAAAGCTGAGAAAGCTGACATAAATTTAACAAGTAGTGTTTGTAAGGAAAATATTATAGATTCGCTACGTTTTTTCAATTTATATTCTCCATAATCTACTACATCAGCTAAAATTACAGTAGCTATACCTGATTGCATTCCAGCACCAAATTTAATTAGAATTCCAGCAAGAGCTGTCATAGCTATATTTTGTGGATAAAAGATACCAGTTAGAAATAGAGTAATCATTCCTAAAATTTGGATAGTACCAGCAATAACATAGATTTTTTTTCTTTCAAATAGCTTACCTATTTTAGGAAAAATAAATAATCCTAATATTTCAGCAATAGAAGCAAATCCCATAAAAACAGCAAACATTTGCTCTTTACCACATACATAAATGAAATAATAGATAGCTGTAGTATAAACTAATTGCATAGAACCATTATATGATAGTATTATTCCAATTGCAGCAAGTAATTGATCATTATTTAAAATAATTTCCTTCATTTGCTTAAAAGTTATTTTTTCTTTATTTTCAGGGGTAGACTGATTAGCAATCTTATCTGGTGTTTTTACATATAAAACAGTAATTCCAATAGTTATAATAAAAACAATAGAAATTAAATAAGCGAAATTTGAATATCCTTTTCCAGTGTTTCCATTTCCAAGAAAATTTATGATTTGTAATCCAAATCCTCCTATAATTAATGTATTTCCGATAGAAGCAAATATTCTAGGAAGTACAGAGATTTTTTCTCTCTCTTCTTTATCTTGAGAAAAGTTAGGAAGCATTGCCCAATAAGGAATATCCATAAGAGTATAAGTCATTCCCCAAAGTACATATGAAACAGCAACATATGTATAAAGAGCTGTTCCAGAAAAACCAAAATCAGTAAACATTAATGCAAGGACTACTGCATTAGATAGAGTACCAATAACTAACCAAGTACGAAATTTTCCAAATTTATTTTTTGTATTATCTACAATAACTCCACACATTAAGTCATTGATAGCATCCCAAAACCTAGCTATAAAAAATACAATTCCTATAAAACTGGCTTTTACACCTAAAACATCAGTAAAGTATACCATAGCAAATGTTGCTGTTATTCCATAAACTAAATCTTTTCCCAGTGCTCCTAAGCCAAATGAATATCTTTCTTTTAAACTTATTTTATCAGACATAGTTATTTCTCCTTTAAAATATAATTATTTTGTAATGTAGAATGAAAATTTATAATCTTT
This window harbors:
- the melB gene encoding melibiose:sodium transporter MelB, which translates into the protein MSDKISLKERYSFGLGALGKDLVYGITATFAMVYFTDVLGVKASFIGIVFFIARFWDAINDLMCGVIVDNTKNKFGKFRTWLVIGTLSNAVVLALMFTDFGFSGTALYTYVAVSYVLWGMTYTLMDIPYWAMLPNFSQDKEEREKISVLPRIFASIGNTLIIGGFGLQIINFLGNGNTGKGYSNFAYLISIVFIITIGITVLYVKTPDKIANQSTPENKEKITFKQMKEIILNNDQLLAAIGIILSYNGSMQLVYTTAIYYFIYVCGKEQMFAVFMGFASIAEILGLFIFPKIGKLFERKKIYVIAGTIQILGMITLFLTGIFYPQNIAMTALAGILIKFGAGMQSGIATVILADVVDYGEYKLKKRSESIIFSLQTLLVKFMSAFSALLVGFILDLTGYIPNQIQGPDTIITLRLLVSIFPIFFIILGYIVYKRKYILTQEYMDKIHLSLIKK